One region of Lytechinus pictus isolate F3 Inbred chromosome 8, Lp3.0, whole genome shotgun sequence genomic DNA includes:
- the LOC135155267 gene encoding uncharacterized protein LOC135155267 gives MMETLTDEKLIDLAEAVGVDAKLLKLGLKLGFKESEVKMYISTNKRNDSSEGTSYMLFDWKKKTRRANAIPDLIKALTDSGFAELVDEFFSTGGVATDGVNAGSPSTAASFTDNAHL, from the exons ATGATGGAGACCTTAACGGATGAAAAACTAATCGACCTAGCAGAGGCTGTGGGTGTCGATGCAAAATTATTGAAGCTCGGGTTGAAACTGGGATTTAAGGAGTCAGAAGTCAAGATGTACATCAGTACAAATAAACGAAATGACAGTTCTGAAGGAACCAGCTACATGCTGTTCGACTGGAAGAAAAAGACACGGAGAGCGAATGCAATACCTGATCTCATCAAGGCTCTGACCGACTCTGGATTTGCGGAATTAGTTGATGAATTCTTCTCAACTGGAGGGG TCGCAACCGATGGGGTAAATGCAGGAAGCCCTTCTACTGCAGCTTCATTTACTGACAATGCACACCTGTAA